A genomic window from Corvus moneduloides isolate bCorMon1 chromosome 11, bCorMon1.pri, whole genome shotgun sequence includes:
- the GRM2 gene encoding metabotropic glutamate receptor 2 produces MAVPLAAWLGLMHLATCLAAGHGMAGKKEISMDGDLVIGGLFPVHEKGVGSEDCGKINEHRGIQRLEAMLFALDEINKDGSILPGVKLGAHILDTCSKDTYALEQSLDFVRASLTRVDGSEHICPDGSYAVHDDVPTAITGVIGGSYSDVSIQVANLLRLFQIPQISYASTSAKLSDKSRYDYFARTVPPDFYQAKAMAEILRFFNWTYVSTVASEGDYGETGIEAFEQEARMRNICIATSEKVGRSMNKKTYDGVVRALLQKPNARVVVLFTRSEDARELLAAAQRANVSFMWVASDGWGALESVVAGSEAVAEGAITIELAAYPIKEFASYFRNLHPYNNSRNPWFREFWEQKFRCSFHTQDCSRYSLKTGKFEPESKITFVVNAVYAMAHSLHNMHRTLCPNSTKLCDAMKPVNGKRFYKDFILNVNFDAPFRPADTESIVRFDRYGDGIGRYNIFNYHYVDGRYRYQKVGYWAEGLILDTSLIPWAETSIPVSQCSDPCKKNEIKSMQPGDICCWICIPCQPYEYLLDEFTCMDCGLGYWPNETLNGCYELPQEYIRWKDVWAIGPVTISCLGFISTLFVIGVFVKNNDTPIVKASGRELCYILLTGVLMCYSMTFIFIAKPSTGVCTLRRLGLGTSFAVCYSALLTKTNRIARIFSGVKEGVQRPRFISPTSQVVICMALISCQLIIVIIWLLVETPGTGKETEPDKRYIVTLKCNNRDSNMLISLTYNVLLIVLCTVYAFKTRKCPENFNEAKFIGFTMYTTCIIWLAFLPIFYVTSSDYRVQTTTMCISVSLSGTVVLGCLFTPKLHIILFQPQKNVASHRVGTARFSVAAASSSQSHGSASPYVPTVCNGREVVDSTTSSL; encoded by the exons ATGGCGGTCCCCTTGGCCGCCTGGCTGGGGCTGATGCACCTGGCCACCTGTCTGGCTGCTGGGCACGGCATGGCTGGCAAGAAGGAGATCAGCATGGATGGGGACCTGGTGATTGGGGGCCTCTTCCCTGTCCACGAGAAAGGAGTGGGGAGTGAAGACTGCGGCAAGATCAACGAGCACCGGGGCATCCAGCGCCTGGAGGCCATGCTCTTCGCCCTGGACGAGATCAACAAGGACGGGAGCATCCTGCCGGGGGTGAAGCTGGGTGCTCACATCCTCGACACCTGTTCCAAGGACACCTACGCCCTAGAGCAGTCCCTTGACTTCGTCCGTGCCTCCCTTACCAGGGTGGACGGTTCCGAGCACATCTGCCCCGATGGCTCCTACGCTGTCCATGATGATGTTCCCACTGCCATCACCGGCGTCATCGGAGGCTCCTACAGTGATGTTTCCATCCAG GTGGCCAACCTGCTGCGGCTCTTCCAGATCCCACAGATCAGCTATGCCTCCACCAGTGCCAAGCTCAGTGACAAGTCCCGCTACGACTACTTCGCCCGCACTGTCCCGCCAGACTTCTACCAAGCCAAAGCCATGGCAGAGATCCTTCGCTTCTTCAACTGGACCTACGTCTCCACCGTGGCCTCGGAGGGCGACTATGGGGAGACGGGGATCGAGGCCTTTGAGCAAGAAGCCCGCATGCGCAACATCTGCATCGCCACCTCGGAGAAGGTGGGGCGCTCCATGAACAAGAAGACCTATGACGGAGTGGTtcgggctctgctgcagaagccCAATGCCAGAGTGGTCGTGCTGTTCACCCGAAGTGAAGACGCCCGGGAGCTGCTGGCGGCTGCCCAGAGAGCCAATGTGTCCTTCATGTGGGTGGCCAGTGATGGGTGGGGAGCCCTGGAGAGCGTGGTGGCTGGGAGCGAAGCAGTGGCAGAGGGAGCCATCACCATCGAGCTGGCAGCCTACCCCATTAAGGAGTTTGCTTCCTACTTCCGTAACCTGCACCCCTACAATAACAGCCGAAATCCCTGGTTTCGGGAGTTTTGGGAGCAGAAGTTTAGGTGCAGCTTCCACACGCAGGACTGTAGCCGGTACTCCCTCAAGACAGGCAAGTTTGAGCCAGAGTCCAAGATCACGTTCGTGGTCAATGCAGTCTATGCCATGGCTCACTCTCTTCACAACATGCACCGGACATTGTGCCCCAACTCCACCAAGCTCTGTGATGCCATGAAGCCTGTCAATGGCAAGAGGTTTTACAAGGACTTTATACTCAATGTTAATTTTGATG ctccattCAGGCCAGCGGACACCGAGAGCATCGTTCGATTTGACCGCTACGGCGATGGGATCGGGCGCTACAACATCTTCAACTACCACTACGTGGACGGGCGGTATCGGTACCAGAAAGTGGGCTACTGGGCAGAGGGGCTCATCCTCGACACCAGCCTCATCCCCTGGGCTGAGACCTCCATTCCCGTGTCCCAGTGCAGCGACCCCTGCAAGAAGAATGAGATCAAGAGCATGCAGCCTGGGGACATTTGCTGCTGGATCTGCATCCCCTGCCAGCCTTACGAGTACCTGCTGGATGAGTTCACCTGCATGGACTGTGGTCTTGGTTACTGGCCCAACGAGACCCTGAATGGCTGCTATGAGCTGCCCCAAGAGTACATCCGCTGGAAAGATGTCTGGGCCATTGGTCCCGTCACCATCTCTTGCCTGGGTTTTATCTCCACTCTCTTCGTTATCGGAGTCTTCGTGAAGAACAATGACACTCCCATCGTGAAGGCCTCTGGACGAGAGCTGTGCTACATTCTCCTGACCGGGGTCCTCATGTGCTACAGCATGACCTTCATCTTCATCGCGAAGCCCTCCACCGGGGTGTGCACGCTCCGGCGCCTGGGGCTGGGCACGTCCTTCGCTGTCTGCTACTCAGCCCTCTTGACCAAGACGAATCGCATCGCCAGGATCTTCAGTGGAGTGAAGGAGGGGGTCCAGCGCCCCCGGTTCATAAGCCCAACATCACAGGTGGTCATCTGCATGGCCCTCATCTCTTGCCAGCTGATCATTGTCATCATCTGGCTGCTGGTGGAGACCCCTGGCACAGGCAAGGAGACTGAGCCTGACAAGAGGTACATTGTCACCCTCAAGTGCAACAACCGTGACTCCAACATGCTCATTTCTCTCACCTACAATGTCCTCTTGATTGTCCTCTGCACGGTCTACGCCTTCAAGACACGGAAATGTCCCGAAAACTTCAACGAGGCCAAGTTCATTGGGTTCACCATGTACACAACCTGCATCATCTGGCTGGCCTTCCTGCCCATCTTCTACGTGACCTCCAGCGACTACCGT